In Streptomyces nojiriensis, one genomic interval encodes:
- a CDS encoding tetratricopeptide repeat protein, whose translation MNRLGTELMEQDRIDEAEHAYAYAARSGHPSGMYNLGLLLCRHRDNHAEAESWWHRAAEAGHVRSMVALADAMASRGDSGDAWPWYRRAAEHGDAGAAFGIAVLHADRGDTQAALTWYERAADGGDLRAMCNLATHHALHGDPGTELSWWRRAAEAGDSGAAYNLALCLVGSDVAEAEGWYRHAADSGHAGAAANLGVLLAERGDLAGAEPWLRRAAHNGSLHGRNNYGVLLRMTGREAEARAWLERP comes from the coding sequence ATGAACCGCCTCGGCACCGAGCTCATGGAGCAGGACCGCATCGACGAGGCCGAGCACGCGTACGCGTACGCCGCGCGGAGCGGCCATCCGAGCGGGATGTACAACCTGGGCCTCCTGCTCTGCCGCCACCGGGACAACCACGCCGAGGCCGAGTCATGGTGGCACCGCGCCGCCGAGGCCGGCCATGTCCGGTCCATGGTGGCCCTGGCCGATGCGATGGCCAGTCGCGGTGACTCCGGGGACGCCTGGCCCTGGTACCGGCGCGCTGCCGAACACGGCGATGCGGGAGCGGCGTTCGGAATCGCGGTCCTCCATGCCGACCGGGGCGACACCCAAGCCGCACTCACCTGGTACGAACGCGCCGCGGACGGCGGCGACCTGCGCGCCATGTGCAACCTCGCCACCCACCACGCCCTCCACGGCGACCCCGGCACCGAGCTGTCCTGGTGGCGCCGCGCCGCCGAGGCCGGCGACTCCGGTGCCGCGTACAACCTGGCGCTCTGTCTCGTGGGCTCGGACGTCGCGGAGGCCGAGGGCTGGTACCGGCACGCCGCGGATTCCGGGCACGCGGGCGCCGCCGCCAATCTGGGCGTGCTGCTCGCCGAACGAGGTGACCTCGCCGGCGCCGAGCCCTGGCTGAGGCGGGCCGCCCACAACGGGAGTCTCCACGGGCGGAACAACTACGGGGTCCTCCTGCGCATGACCGGCCGGGAGGCGGAGGCACGCGCATGGCTCGAACGTCCGTGA
- a CDS encoding darcynin family protein, producing the protein MPADRTEPPVTAFMLIKTTPEWLALTVAERIHAFTTHVVPVIEARTRGVRSRFYDTEFYSARVTDIWVWEADDHDAYRLLIDALRETPFWDRYFEVVDLLVGIENGYACTYGLQPLATLAT; encoded by the coding sequence ATGCCCGCTGACCGAACCGAGCCGCCGGTCACCGCGTTCATGCTGATCAAGACCACGCCCGAGTGGCTGGCGCTCACCGTGGCCGAACGCATCCACGCCTTCACCACCCACGTCGTTCCGGTGATCGAGGCCCGTACCCGCGGCGTCCGCTCCCGGTTCTACGACACGGAGTTCTACTCGGCGAGGGTGACCGACATCTGGGTCTGGGAGGCGGACGACCACGACGCCTACCGGCTGCTGATCGACGCGCTGCGCGAAACGCCCTTCTGGGACCGCTACTTCGAGGTCGTGGACCTGCTCGTGGGAATCGAGAACGGGTACGCCTGCACCTACGGCCTGCAGCCGCTGGCCACCCTCGCCACCTGA
- a CDS encoding NAD(P)H-binding protein gives MIVITAPTGNIGRRLLSLLVEAAPAHGEELRVVARDPARIPEAVRAAVEVVTGSHGDAATVERAFAGADAVFWLVPPDASRTPEEAYSGFTRPAARAFAAHGVGRVVGVSALGRGTPQAGRAGLVSASLAMDDLIADTGVAYRALANPSFFENLLEEADSIREHGVFTDTVAADRPAPLVAVADIAATAAGLLLDRSWTGVGSVPVLGPEDLSPHDMARIMSAELGRPVRYARESLDDLRSSMLAHGLNEAFVEGMVDMKRAKDRGLDSGVARSPQAGPATGFAQWCAQTLKPAVLAASEAVDAR, from the coding sequence ATGATCGTCATTACTGCCCCCACCGGGAACATCGGCCGTCGGCTGCTGTCCCTGCTGGTCGAGGCCGCGCCCGCACACGGAGAGGAGTTGCGCGTCGTGGCCCGTGATCCCGCCCGGATCCCCGAGGCCGTGCGCGCAGCGGTCGAGGTGGTCACCGGCTCGCACGGCGACGCCGCGACCGTCGAGCGCGCCTTCGCCGGGGCCGACGCCGTCTTCTGGCTGGTTCCGCCGGACGCCTCGCGCACGCCCGAGGAGGCGTACAGCGGCTTCACCCGCCCCGCCGCGCGGGCGTTCGCCGCCCACGGCGTCGGCCGTGTCGTCGGTGTCTCCGCGCTCGGCCGCGGTACCCCGCAGGCCGGCCGGGCCGGGCTGGTCAGCGCCTCCCTGGCCATGGACGACCTGATCGCCGACACCGGGGTCGCCTACCGCGCCCTGGCCAATCCGTCCTTCTTCGAGAACCTGCTGGAGGAGGCCGACTCGATCCGCGAGCACGGCGTCTTCACCGACACCGTCGCCGCGGACCGTCCGGCCCCGCTGGTGGCCGTCGCCGACATCGCCGCGACGGCGGCCGGACTGCTGCTGGACCGTTCCTGGACCGGCGTCGGCAGTGTGCCGGTGCTCGGCCCGGAGGACCTGTCGCCCCACGACATGGCCCGCATCATGAGCGCGGAACTGGGCCGCCCGGTCCGCTACGCGCGCGAATCGCTCGACGACCTGCGGTCCTCCATGCTCGCCCACGGTCTCAACGAGGCGTTCGTGGAGGGCATGGTCGACATGAAGCGCGCCAAGGACCGGGGTCTGGACTCGGGCGTAGCCCGCTCGCCACAGGCGGGCCCGGCCACCGGCTTCGCCCAGTGGTGCGCGCAGACCCTCAAGCCCGCCGTCCTCGCCGCATCGGAGGCAGTCGATGCCCGCTGA
- a CDS encoding LysR family transcriptional regulator, giving the protein MTPVSSPVPNLDANLAVALDALLTEQSVTRAAARLRTSPAAMSRTLARLRRVLQDPLLVRAGQAMVPTPRAEALRDEAAAVVRQLEALLTPSGRIDPATLRRTFTVQASDLVGAALAPGLLGLARRRAPGVSLRVLAEEWEAGPALREGRVDLEIGAIDHVDPETRVEELVTLRLSAGVRAGHPLAEGTLTPARLAAAEHVAVSRRGRFTGPLDAALAEQGLGRRVSAVLPGHLAAMALAAVGDAVCLVPTALPGEPASPLGDAARAMGLRLLDIPLPLPPLTIGMAWHPRHSADGAHQWLRDAVRRVLRPARER; this is encoded by the coding sequence ATAACACCGGTGAGCAGCCCAGTTCCGAACCTCGACGCCAACCTCGCCGTCGCCCTCGACGCCTTGCTGACCGAGCAGAGCGTCACCCGCGCCGCCGCGCGGCTGCGCACCTCCCCCGCGGCGATGAGCCGCACCCTGGCCCGGCTGCGCCGGGTGCTCCAGGATCCGCTGCTGGTACGGGCAGGACAGGCGATGGTGCCCACGCCCCGCGCCGAGGCACTGCGCGACGAGGCCGCCGCCGTGGTGCGGCAGCTGGAGGCACTCCTCACCCCGAGCGGCAGGATCGACCCCGCCACCCTGCGGCGCACCTTCACCGTCCAGGCATCGGACCTGGTCGGCGCTGCACTGGCGCCGGGCCTGCTCGGGCTGGCCCGGCGCCGGGCCCCGGGCGTATCGCTGCGGGTACTGGCCGAGGAGTGGGAGGCGGGCCCCGCGCTGCGTGAGGGCCGGGTCGATCTGGAGATCGGGGCGATCGACCACGTCGACCCGGAGACCCGGGTCGAGGAGCTGGTCACGTTGCGGTTGTCGGCCGGCGTCAGGGCCGGACACCCGCTCGCGGAGGGAACCCTGACCCCCGCGAGGCTGGCCGCGGCCGAACACGTGGCGGTGAGCCGCCGGGGCCGCTTCACCGGCCCGCTGGACGCGGCGCTGGCCGAGCAAGGACTCGGCCGGCGGGTCAGCGCCGTGCTGCCCGGACATCTGGCGGCGATGGCGCTGGCCGCGGTGGGCGACGCGGTCTGCCTGGTACCGACCGCGCTGCCGGGCGAGCCCGCCTCCCCGCTCGGCGACGCGGCCCGCGCGATGGGCCTGCGCCTGCTGGACATCCCGCTGCCGCTGCCACCCCTGACGATCGGCATGGCCTGGCACCCGCGGCACAGCGCCGACGGAGCCCACCAGTGGTTGCGCGACGCCGTACGCCGAGTCCTCCGCCCGGCGCGGGAGCGCTGA
- a CDS encoding amidase domain-containing protein — protein sequence MIPKRFRPAAIAALTVALASGSMLAYSATAVSGPRDADRATADTFARVASDVLSQRTQALVEDQPGRHGSGQAGPKARLSAQLKKDEDAALQSLRSRKTRLAELGEAYTDADTRVVVDRATVTGGKAVVQVTEQTTLTYKKLRGDEPATTDIGTRYQLTLTSKRGGDWELTSITSQENGPVAVNEPVPAKVNVVKDDGKQYPDGTPASTKYPATPKPKAKTGGAYDYAAMAKYAEKYWSNYNPAYRKYNGAGGDCTNFISQALKAGGWKAVPGSTSDYRNWWYDGSRQTDSWVGVNEWAWFTLSNQRAANLANVYQADVGDILQVDFNRDGSKDHSMMVTYRSSAGMPYLTYHSTNTYRKSLASIIASYPNATYYAYRT from the coding sequence GTGATACCTAAGAGGTTCAGGCCCGCCGCCATCGCGGCCCTGACCGTGGCCCTGGCGTCCGGAAGCATGCTCGCGTACTCCGCGACCGCGGTCTCCGGACCCCGCGACGCCGACCGTGCCACCGCCGACACCTTCGCCCGCGTGGCCAGCGACGTGCTCTCCCAGCGCACGCAGGCCCTGGTCGAGGACCAGCCGGGGCGTCACGGCTCCGGCCAGGCCGGCCCGAAGGCCCGGCTGTCGGCCCAGCTGAAGAAGGACGAGGACGCCGCGCTCCAGTCGCTGCGGTCCCGCAAGACGCGGCTGGCGGAGCTCGGCGAGGCCTACACGGACGCCGACACCCGCGTCGTCGTCGACCGGGCCACGGTGACGGGCGGCAAGGCCGTCGTCCAGGTCACCGAGCAGACCACGCTCACGTACAAGAAACTCCGCGGGGACGAGCCGGCGACGACCGACATCGGGACGCGCTACCAGCTGACCCTCACCAGCAAGCGGGGAGGCGACTGGGAGCTGACCTCGATCACGTCCCAGGAGAACGGCCCCGTCGCGGTCAACGAGCCCGTGCCGGCGAAGGTGAACGTCGTCAAGGACGACGGGAAGCAATACCCGGACGGCACGCCCGCGTCCACGAAGTACCCCGCGACGCCGAAGCCCAAGGCGAAGACGGGCGGTGCCTACGACTACGCCGCGATGGCGAAGTACGCGGAGAAGTACTGGAGCAACTACAACCCGGCGTACCGGAAGTACAACGGGGCCGGGGGTGACTGCACCAACTTCATCAGCCAGGCGTTGAAGGCAGGTGGCTGGAAGGCCGTTCCGGGTTCCACGTCGGACTACAGGAACTGGTGGTACGACGGCTCCCGTCAGACCGACTCCTGGGTCGGCGTGAACGAGTGGGCCTGGTTCACGCTGTCCAATCAGCGGGCCGCCAACCTGGCCAACGTCTACCAGGCGGATGTGGGAGACATCCTCCAGGTGGACTTCAACCGGGACGGGTCCAAGGACCATTCGATGATGGTGACCTACCGCAGCAGCGCCGGGATGCCGTACCTCACGTACCACTCCACCAACACGTACCGTAAGTCGCTCGCGAGCATCATCGCGTCCTACCCGAACGCGACCTACTACGCGTACCGCACCTGA
- a CDS encoding NADAR family protein, with product MDLDGHWWPTTEHHFQAQKFTGTRHAELIRRARTPLRAAELGRDRSKPMRRDWERVKDDVMRRAVAAKFRTHADIGAILLATGDEEIVEDTTSDHYWGRGRTGTGKNMLGRILMRTRGRLLAELGEAGG from the coding sequence GTGGACCTTGACGGCCACTGGTGGCCGACCACGGAACACCACTTCCAGGCGCAGAAGTTCACCGGTACCCGGCACGCCGAGCTCATCCGCCGGGCCCGCACCCCGCTGCGCGCGGCGGAGCTGGGCCGTGACCGGTCGAAGCCGATGCGGCGGGACTGGGAGCGGGTGAAGGACGACGTGATGCGCCGCGCCGTGGCGGCCAAGTTCCGCACGCACGCCGACATCGGCGCGATCCTGCTGGCCACGGGGGACGAAGAGATCGTCGAGGACACGACCTCCGACCACTACTGGGGACGCGGCCGGACGGGGACCGGCAAGAACATGCTCGGCCGGATCCTGATGCGTACGCGCGGCCGGCTGCTTGCCGAACTCGGCGAAGCGGGTGGGTGA
- a CDS encoding acyl-CoA thioesterase, producing MQELPVGAGHTRPVQVHFDDLDFLGMVHNSRHALFVERAITAYWQERGWSTDPDRSRFRDTHLVVREFLVTYEEPIRGTGDVGVWFRIARLGRTSVMYEFQVRSTDGRCVHAHGHRVQVRIDPETLKPLAFSDELRETAHGLMHGPAGR from the coding sequence ATGCAGGAACTGCCCGTCGGAGCGGGACACACCCGACCGGTCCAGGTCCATTTCGACGACCTGGACTTCCTGGGAATGGTGCACAACTCGCGCCATGCGCTGTTCGTCGAACGAGCCATCACGGCCTATTGGCAGGAACGGGGCTGGAGCACGGATCCGGATCGCTCACGGTTTCGCGACACCCATCTCGTCGTGCGCGAATTCCTCGTCACGTACGAGGAGCCGATTCGGGGCACGGGGGACGTGGGCGTGTGGTTCCGGATTGCACGGCTCGGCCGCACCAGCGTGATGTACGAGTTCCAGGTGAGGTCCACGGACGGCCGCTGTGTCCATGCACACGGTCATCGGGTGCAGGTGCGGATAGACCCGGAAACGCTGAAGCCCCTCGCCTTCAGCGACGAGCTGCGGGAAACCGCGCACGGTCTCATGCACGGGCCGGCCGGGCGGTAA